In the Drosophila gunungcola strain Sukarami unplaced genomic scaffold, Dgunungcola_SK_2 000001F, whole genome shotgun sequence genome, one interval contains:
- the LOC128262770 gene encoding thioredoxin reductase-like selenoprotein T homolog CG3887 gives MEALNGRNVALLVLCLCAGYALVVAEGEKEIPATKFSQNIAPTMTFLYCYSCGYRKAFEDYVNLMGEKYPQIQVHGGNYDPPGLNYYLSKLIFALKIIIIVSVVSAVSPFTFFGLNTPSWWSHLQANKIYACMMIFFLGNMLEGQLISSGAFEITLNDVPVWSKLQTGRFPSPEVLFQIIDNHLQFTEKVQENPDFVK, from the exons ATGGAAGCTCTGAACGGAAGGAACGTGGCCCTGCTGGTGCTCTGCCTGTGTGCCGGATACGCCCTGGTGGTCGCCGAGGGCGAGAAGGAGATACCGGCCACGAAATTCAGCCAGAACATAGCGCCGACGATGACTTTTCTTTACTG CTACTCCTGCGGCTACCGCAAGGCCTTCGAGGACTATGTGAACCTGATGGGCGAGAAGTACCCACAGATCCAGGTGCACGGCGGCAATTACGATCCGCCGGGTCTGAACTATTACCTCTCGAAGCTGATATTTGCCCTCAAGATCATCATCATTGTGTCCGTGGTCAGTGCGGTCAGTCCGTTCACCTTCTTTGGCCTAAACACGCCCAGCTGGTGGAGTCACCTGCAGGCGAACAAGATATACGCCTGCATGATGATCTTCTTCCTGGGCAACATGCTCGAGGGCCAGCTCATCTCATCCGGTGCCTTCGAGATAACCCTAAACGATGTGCCTGTGTGGTCGAAGCTGCAGACAGGACGCTTTCCCTCGCCGGAGGTCCTCTTCCAGATCATCGACAATCATCTGCAGTTCACCGAAAAGGTGCAGGAGAATCCGgactttgttaaataa
- the LOC128262781 gene encoding general transcription factor IIH subunit 5 → MVNVMKGVLVECDPAMKQFLLHLDEKLALGRKFIIQDLDENHLFISTDIVEVLQARVDDLMDRISFPLHDKDA, encoded by the exons ATGGTAAATGTTATGAAAGGAGTGCTGGTGGAGTG TGATCCTGCTATGAAACAATTCCTGCTGCATTTGGACGAAAAGCTGGCTCTGGGGCGCAAATTCATCATCCAGGATCTGGACGAGAACCATTTGTTTATCTCCACGGACATTGTGGAAGTCCTTCAGGCGCGAGTCGATGATTTAATGGATCGGATAAGCTTCCCGCTGCACGACAAGGACGCTTAG
- the LOC128262775 gene encoding zinc finger HIT domain-containing protein 1, translating into MTGRESNRIKDAEKKRVLDVTARQRRARKALEALEQDNFHDDPHADLVMSKKLPKFQDNLKTGKEKKGKRKGAEYFRAKYRKNFQQLLEEDKDQRPNYESASAPAPQKPIRHFCAVCGNFSLYSCTACGTRYCRVRCLKTHQDTRCLKWTA; encoded by the coding sequence atGACGGGTCGCGAATCCAATCGCATTAAAGATGCTGAGAAGAAGCGTGTTCTGGATGTCACCGCTCGCCAGAGACGTGCGCGCAAAGCTCTGGAGGCCTTGGAGCAGGATAATTTCCACGATGACCCGCACGCCGACCTGGTCATGTCGAAGAAGTTGCCGAAATTCCAGGACAATTTGAAAACGGGCAAGGAGAAGAAGGGCAAGCGCAAGGGCGCCGAGTATTTTCGCGCCAAATATCGAAAGAACTTCCAGCAGCTCCTCGAGGAGGACAAGGACCAGCGGCCCAACTATGAGAGCGCCTCTGCTCCGGCTCCCCAGAAGCCCATCCGGCATTTCTGTGCCGTCTGCGGCAACTTCTCGCTGTACTCGTGCACCGCCTGCGGAACGCGATACTGCCGCGTGCGGTGCCTCAAAACGCACCAGGACACGCGATGCCTCAAGTGGACCGCCTAG
- the LOC128262752 gene encoding reticulon-1 isoform X2 — protein MDLNFGELKKEAAAVNEDIFQRAQKAYEDSGIGGDAGNVSGGAQDDNAHTEHYFANEQKNLDFGDPQAFVQRISAGVKEAEKQLDAKFAHKVDDFEDFLSDAGKEVKQGISGLTTDFMNAERNFAAPLAPFSEAPAPAVPVPAPAPVAPAPAVPAPAPAPPAPVEEDLLGSFSDQPSSAPLQAFQPTAPSKANFYDDDDDDVDDEEEDDFLGKPAAQPAPPAPLTNANQDSDTESPSVSYTPSPAKKPIVDALKEQDNEKFISSEDLLSDFKEEPRTTVTVAPVPAPTAPVVVAPVAKPPPVPVAVPVTTALVTDLDDEEVVFKPSVQEAPKVAPAPAQAPAPAAPEPKPEAPKPKEEPPKPKAVPVPAVSSSSPPQPKIVSVEEIFYKYGLVESLIYWRDVKKSGIVFGAGLITLVAISSFSVISVFAYLSLLALFGTVAFRIYKSVTQAVQKTNEGHPFKEYLELDLALSQDKVQNIAGVAVAHINGFTSELRRLFLVEDIIDSIKFGVILWVFTYVGAWFNGMTLVILAFVSLFTLPKVYENNKQSIDTYLDLVRSKLTEITDKIRVAIPIGNKKPVAAATESDKDK, from the exons ATGGATCTGAACTTTGGCGAACTGAAGAAGGAGGCAGCGGCCGTCAACGAGGACATTTTCCAGCGGGCACAAAAGGCCTACGAGGATTCAGGAATCGGTGGCGATGCTGGCAACGTGAGTGGTGGCGCCCAGGACGACAATGCCCATACGGAGCACTATTTCGCCAATGAGCAAAAGAACCTGGACTTTGGTGATCCCCAGGCCTTTGTGCAGCGCATTTCCGCCGGCGTCAAGGAGGCAGAGAAGCAGCTGGATGCCAAGTTCGCCCACAAAGTCGACGATTTCGAGGACTTTCTCAGTGATGCCGGAAAGGAGGTGAAACAGGGCATCTCTGGCCTGACCACTGACTTTATGAATGCGGAGCGAAACTTTGCCGCTCCCCTGGCGCCCTTCTCAGAGGCACCTGCTCCGGCAGTGCCGGTTCCAGCTCCAGCCCCAGTGGCTCCAGCACCTGCTGTTCCGGCCCCAGCTCCAGCACCTCCTGCCCCAGTGGAGGAAGATCTTCTGGGCAGCTTCAGTGACCAGCCATCATCGGCTCCGCTCCAGGCCTTCCAGCCCACGGCACCGTCCAAGGCCAATTTCtatgatgacgacgacgacgacgtcgacgacgaggaggaggatgacTTTCTGGGCAAGCCTGCTGCTCAGCCTGCTCCACCTGCTCCACTGACCAATGCCAACCAGGATTCGGACACCGAATCGCCGTCCGTCTCGTACACTCCCTCGCCGGCCAAAAAACCCATTGTGGATGCTTTGAAGGAACAGGACAACGAGAAGTTCATTTCATCGGAGGATCTGCTGAGTGATTTCAAGGAGGAGCCCCGCACAACGGTCACAGTCGCACCCGTTCCGGCTCCCACTGCTCCAGTTGTGGTGGCGCCAGTGGCCAAACCCCCACCGGTTCCAGTGGCTGTTCCCGTGACAACCGCTTTGGTAACCGACCTGGATGACGAGGAGGTGGTGTTCAAGCCCAGTGTCCAAGAGGCGCCCAAGGTAGCCCCAGCCCCAGCCcaagctccagctccagccgCACCCGAACCGAAACCAGAGGCACCCAAACCCAAGGAGGAGCCGCCCAAGCCGAAGGCTGTTCCAGTGCCAGCTGTATCTTCGTCCTCGCCGCCGCAGCCCAAGATTGTGTCCGTCGAGGAGATCTTCTACAAATACGGATTGG TGGAATCCCTGATCTACTGGCGTGATGTGAAGAAATCCGGCATTGTTTTCGGCGCCGGCCTGATCACATTGGTGGCCATCTCCAGCTTCTCGGTGATCAGCGTGTTTGCCTACTTGTCGCTTTTGGCTCTTTTCGGCACCGTTGCCTTCAGAATCTACAAATCGGTGACACAGGCTGTGCAAAAGACAAACGAGGGACATCCCTTCAA gGAATACCTGGAGCTGGATCTGGCGCTGTCGCAGGACAAGGTGCAGAACATTGCCGGCGTGGCTGTGGCACATATCAATGGCTTCACCTCCGAGCTGAGGCGTCTGTTTCTGGTTGAGGACATCATTGATTCGATCAAGTTCGGCGTCATTCTGTGGGTCTTCACCTACGTGGGTGCCTGGTTCAACGGCATGACTCTGGTCATCTTGG CCTTTGTCTCGCTGTTTACCTTGCCCAAGGTTTACGAGAACAACAAGCAATCGATCGACACCTACTTGGATCTGGTGCGCAGCAAATTGACAGAAATCACCGACAA GATCCGGGTGGCCATTCCCATTGGCAACAAGAAGCCCGTGGCTGCTGCCACTGAGTCTGACAAGGACAAGTAA
- the LOC128262752 gene encoding reticulon-1 isoform X1: protein MDLNFGELKKEAAAVNEDIFQRAQKAYEDSGIGGDAGNVSGGAQDDNAHTEHYFANEQKNLDFGDPQAFVQRISAGVKEAEKQLDAKFAHKVDDFEDFLSDAGKEVKQGISGLTTDFMNAERNFAAPLAPFSEAPAPAVPVPAPAPVAPAPAVPAPAPAPPAPVEEDLLGSFSDQPSSAPLQAFQPTAPSKANFYDDDDDDVDDEEEDDFLGKPAAQPAPPAPLTNANQDSDTESPSVSYTPSPAKKPIVDALKEQDNEKFISSEDLLSDFKEEPRTTVTVAPVPAPTAPVVVAPVAKPPPVPVAVPVTTALVTDLDDEEVVFKPSVQEAPKVAPAPAQAPAPAAPEPKPEAPKPKEEPPKPKAVPVPAVSSSSPPQPKIVSVEEIFYKYGLDAWFKPERLHPQVESLIYWRDVKKSGIVFGAGLITLVAISSFSVISVFAYLSLLALFGTVAFRIYKSVTQAVQKTNEGHPFKEYLELDLALSQDKVQNIAGVAVAHINGFTSELRRLFLVEDIIDSIKFGVILWVFTYVGAWFNGMTLVILAFVSLFTLPKVYENNKQSIDTYLDLVRSKLTEITDKIRVAIPIGNKKPVAAATESDKDK, encoded by the exons ATGGATCTGAACTTTGGCGAACTGAAGAAGGAGGCAGCGGCCGTCAACGAGGACATTTTCCAGCGGGCACAAAAGGCCTACGAGGATTCAGGAATCGGTGGCGATGCTGGCAACGTGAGTGGTGGCGCCCAGGACGACAATGCCCATACGGAGCACTATTTCGCCAATGAGCAAAAGAACCTGGACTTTGGTGATCCCCAGGCCTTTGTGCAGCGCATTTCCGCCGGCGTCAAGGAGGCAGAGAAGCAGCTGGATGCCAAGTTCGCCCACAAAGTCGACGATTTCGAGGACTTTCTCAGTGATGCCGGAAAGGAGGTGAAACAGGGCATCTCTGGCCTGACCACTGACTTTATGAATGCGGAGCGAAACTTTGCCGCTCCCCTGGCGCCCTTCTCAGAGGCACCTGCTCCGGCAGTGCCGGTTCCAGCTCCAGCCCCAGTGGCTCCAGCACCTGCTGTTCCGGCCCCAGCTCCAGCACCTCCTGCCCCAGTGGAGGAAGATCTTCTGGGCAGCTTCAGTGACCAGCCATCATCGGCTCCGCTCCAGGCCTTCCAGCCCACGGCACCGTCCAAGGCCAATTTCtatgatgacgacgacgacgacgtcgacgacgaggaggaggatgacTTTCTGGGCAAGCCTGCTGCTCAGCCTGCTCCACCTGCTCCACTGACCAATGCCAACCAGGATTCGGACACCGAATCGCCGTCCGTCTCGTACACTCCCTCGCCGGCCAAAAAACCCATTGTGGATGCTTTGAAGGAACAGGACAACGAGAAGTTCATTTCATCGGAGGATCTGCTGAGTGATTTCAAGGAGGAGCCCCGCACAACGGTCACAGTCGCACCCGTTCCGGCTCCCACTGCTCCAGTTGTGGTGGCGCCAGTGGCCAAACCCCCACCGGTTCCAGTGGCTGTTCCCGTGACAACCGCTTTGGTAACCGACCTGGATGACGAGGAGGTGGTGTTCAAGCCCAGTGTCCAAGAGGCGCCCAAGGTAGCCCCAGCCCCAGCCcaagctccagctccagccgCACCCGAACCGAAACCAGAGGCACCCAAACCCAAGGAGGAGCCGCCCAAGCCGAAGGCTGTTCCAGTGCCAGCTGTATCTTCGTCCTCGCCGCCGCAGCCCAAGATTGTGTCCGTCGAGGAGATCTTCTACAAATACGGATTGG ATGCCTGGTTCAAGCCCGAACGTTTGCACCCGCAAG TGGAATCCCTGATCTACTGGCGTGATGTGAAGAAATCCGGCATTGTTTTCGGCGCCGGCCTGATCACATTGGTGGCCATCTCCAGCTTCTCGGTGATCAGCGTGTTTGCCTACTTGTCGCTTTTGGCTCTTTTCGGCACCGTTGCCTTCAGAATCTACAAATCGGTGACACAGGCTGTGCAAAAGACAAACGAGGGACATCCCTTCAA gGAATACCTGGAGCTGGATCTGGCGCTGTCGCAGGACAAGGTGCAGAACATTGCCGGCGTGGCTGTGGCACATATCAATGGCTTCACCTCCGAGCTGAGGCGTCTGTTTCTGGTTGAGGACATCATTGATTCGATCAAGTTCGGCGTCATTCTGTGGGTCTTCACCTACGTGGGTGCCTGGTTCAACGGCATGACTCTGGTCATCTTGG CCTTTGTCTCGCTGTTTACCTTGCCCAAGGTTTACGAGAACAACAAGCAATCGATCGACACCTACTTGGATCTGGTGCGCAGCAAATTGACAGAAATCACCGACAA GATCCGGGTGGCCATTCCCATTGGCAACAAGAAGCCCGTGGCTGCTGCCACTGAGTCTGACAAGGACAAGTAA
- the LOC128262752 gene encoding reticulon-1-A isoform X3: MSAFGETGQNGVVKHRPLICSILDPNAWFKPERLHPQVESLIYWRDVKKSGIVFGAGLITLVAISSFSVISVFAYLSLLALFGTVAFRIYKSVTQAVQKTNEGHPFKEYLELDLALSQDKVQNIAGVAVAHINGFTSELRRLFLVEDIIDSIKFGVILWVFTYVGAWFNGMTLVILAFVSLFTLPKVYENNKQSIDTYLDLVRSKLTEITDKIRVAIPIGNKKPVAAATESDKDK; the protein is encoded by the exons ATGTCTGCATTTGGCGAAACCGGTCAGAATGGTGTGGTCAAGCATCGCCCATTGATTTGCTCCATACTCGATCCCA ATGCCTGGTTCAAGCCCGAACGTTTGCACCCGCAAG TGGAATCCCTGATCTACTGGCGTGATGTGAAGAAATCCGGCATTGTTTTCGGCGCCGGCCTGATCACATTGGTGGCCATCTCCAGCTTCTCGGTGATCAGCGTGTTTGCCTACTTGTCGCTTTTGGCTCTTTTCGGCACCGTTGCCTTCAGAATCTACAAATCGGTGACACAGGCTGTGCAAAAGACAAACGAGGGACATCCCTTCAA gGAATACCTGGAGCTGGATCTGGCGCTGTCGCAGGACAAGGTGCAGAACATTGCCGGCGTGGCTGTGGCACATATCAATGGCTTCACCTCCGAGCTGAGGCGTCTGTTTCTGGTTGAGGACATCATTGATTCGATCAAGTTCGGCGTCATTCTGTGGGTCTTCACCTACGTGGGTGCCTGGTTCAACGGCATGACTCTGGTCATCTTGG CCTTTGTCTCGCTGTTTACCTTGCCCAAGGTTTACGAGAACAACAAGCAATCGATCGACACCTACTTGGATCTGGTGCGCAGCAAATTGACAGAAATCACCGACAA GATCCGGGTGGCCATTCCCATTGGCAACAAGAAGCCCGTGGCTGCTGCCACTGAGTCTGACAAGGACAAGTAA
- the LOC128262752 gene encoding reticulon-1-A isoform X6, with product MSAFGETGQNGVVKHRPLICSILDPMESLIYWRDVKKSGIVFGAGLITLVAISSFSVISVFAYLSLLALFGTVAFRIYKSVTQAVQKTNEGHPFKEYLELDLALSQDKVQNIAGVAVAHINGFTSELRRLFLVEDIIDSIKFGVILWVFTYVGAWFNGMTLVILAFVSLFTLPKVYENNKQSIDTYLDLVRSKLTEITDKIRVAIPIGNKKPVAAATESDKDK from the exons ATGTCTGCATTTGGCGAAACCGGTCAGAATGGTGTGGTCAAGCATCGCCCATTGATTTGCTCCATACTCGATCCCA TGGAATCCCTGATCTACTGGCGTGATGTGAAGAAATCCGGCATTGTTTTCGGCGCCGGCCTGATCACATTGGTGGCCATCTCCAGCTTCTCGGTGATCAGCGTGTTTGCCTACTTGTCGCTTTTGGCTCTTTTCGGCACCGTTGCCTTCAGAATCTACAAATCGGTGACACAGGCTGTGCAAAAGACAAACGAGGGACATCCCTTCAA gGAATACCTGGAGCTGGATCTGGCGCTGTCGCAGGACAAGGTGCAGAACATTGCCGGCGTGGCTGTGGCACATATCAATGGCTTCACCTCCGAGCTGAGGCGTCTGTTTCTGGTTGAGGACATCATTGATTCGATCAAGTTCGGCGTCATTCTGTGGGTCTTCACCTACGTGGGTGCCTGGTTCAACGGCATGACTCTGGTCATCTTGG CCTTTGTCTCGCTGTTTACCTTGCCCAAGGTTTACGAGAACAACAAGCAATCGATCGACACCTACTTGGATCTGGTGCGCAGCAAATTGACAGAAATCACCGACAA GATCCGGGTGGCCATTCCCATTGGCAACAAGAAGCCCGTGGCTGCTGCCACTGAGTCTGACAAGGACAAGTAA
- the LOC128262752 gene encoding reticulon-1-A isoform X4: MAAGLEALQGLLQSLGELKDLPLNRESLESLIYWRDVKKSGIVFGAGLITLVAISSFSVISVFAYLSLLALFGTVAFRIYKSVTQAVQKTNEGHPFKEYLELDLALSQDKVQNIAGVAVAHINGFTSELRRLFLVEDIIDSIKFGVILWVFTYVGAWFNGMTLVILAFVSLFTLPKVYENNKQSIDTYLDLVRSKLTEITDKIRVAIPIGNKKPVAAATESDKDK, from the exons ATGGCTGCTGGTCTGGAAGCGTTGCAGGGTCTGCTACAATCGCTGGGCGAACTCAAAGACTTGCCCCTGAATCGCGAGTCGT TGGAATCCCTGATCTACTGGCGTGATGTGAAGAAATCCGGCATTGTTTTCGGCGCCGGCCTGATCACATTGGTGGCCATCTCCAGCTTCTCGGTGATCAGCGTGTTTGCCTACTTGTCGCTTTTGGCTCTTTTCGGCACCGTTGCCTTCAGAATCTACAAATCGGTGACACAGGCTGTGCAAAAGACAAACGAGGGACATCCCTTCAA gGAATACCTGGAGCTGGATCTGGCGCTGTCGCAGGACAAGGTGCAGAACATTGCCGGCGTGGCTGTGGCACATATCAATGGCTTCACCTCCGAGCTGAGGCGTCTGTTTCTGGTTGAGGACATCATTGATTCGATCAAGTTCGGCGTCATTCTGTGGGTCTTCACCTACGTGGGTGCCTGGTTCAACGGCATGACTCTGGTCATCTTGG CCTTTGTCTCGCTGTTTACCTTGCCCAAGGTTTACGAGAACAACAAGCAATCGATCGACACCTACTTGGATCTGGTGCGCAGCAAATTGACAGAAATCACCGACAA GATCCGGGTGGCCATTCCCATTGGCAACAAGAAGCCCGTGGCTGCTGCCACTGAGTCTGACAAGGACAAGTAA
- the LOC128262752 gene encoding reticulon-1-A isoform X5 yields MAGGSKRYSRNNSNGNFQPLPERGPVESLIYWRDVKKSGIVFGAGLITLVAISSFSVISVFAYLSLLALFGTVAFRIYKSVTQAVQKTNEGHPFKEYLELDLALSQDKVQNIAGVAVAHINGFTSELRRLFLVEDIIDSIKFGVILWVFTYVGAWFNGMTLVILAFVSLFTLPKVYENNKQSIDTYLDLVRSKLTEITDKIRVAIPIGNKKPVAAATESDKDK; encoded by the exons ATGGCAGGCGGCAGCAAGCGCTACTCACGCAACAATTCCAACGGCAACTTCCAGCCACTTCCAGAGCGGGGACCAG TGGAATCCCTGATCTACTGGCGTGATGTGAAGAAATCCGGCATTGTTTTCGGCGCCGGCCTGATCACATTGGTGGCCATCTCCAGCTTCTCGGTGATCAGCGTGTTTGCCTACTTGTCGCTTTTGGCTCTTTTCGGCACCGTTGCCTTCAGAATCTACAAATCGGTGACACAGGCTGTGCAAAAGACAAACGAGGGACATCCCTTCAA gGAATACCTGGAGCTGGATCTGGCGCTGTCGCAGGACAAGGTGCAGAACATTGCCGGCGTGGCTGTGGCACATATCAATGGCTTCACCTCCGAGCTGAGGCGTCTGTTTCTGGTTGAGGACATCATTGATTCGATCAAGTTCGGCGTCATTCTGTGGGTCTTCACCTACGTGGGTGCCTGGTTCAACGGCATGACTCTGGTCATCTTGG CCTTTGTCTCGCTGTTTACCTTGCCCAAGGTTTACGAGAACAACAAGCAATCGATCGACACCTACTTGGATCTGGTGCGCAGCAAATTGACAGAAATCACCGACAA GATCCGGGTGGCCATTCCCATTGGCAACAAGAAGCCCGTGGCTGCTGCCACTGAGTCTGACAAGGACAAGTAA
- the LOC128262752 gene encoding reticulon-1-A isoform X7 produces the protein MSSELLESLIYWRDVKKSGIVFGAGLITLVAISSFSVISVFAYLSLLALFGTVAFRIYKSVTQAVQKTNEGHPFKEYLELDLALSQDKVQNIAGVAVAHINGFTSELRRLFLVEDIIDSIKFGVILWVFTYVGAWFNGMTLVILAFVSLFTLPKVYENNKQSIDTYLDLVRSKLTEITDKIRVAIPIGNKKPVAAATESDKDK, from the exons ATGTCGAGCGAATTGT TGGAATCCCTGATCTACTGGCGTGATGTGAAGAAATCCGGCATTGTTTTCGGCGCCGGCCTGATCACATTGGTGGCCATCTCCAGCTTCTCGGTGATCAGCGTGTTTGCCTACTTGTCGCTTTTGGCTCTTTTCGGCACCGTTGCCTTCAGAATCTACAAATCGGTGACACAGGCTGTGCAAAAGACAAACGAGGGACATCCCTTCAA gGAATACCTGGAGCTGGATCTGGCGCTGTCGCAGGACAAGGTGCAGAACATTGCCGGCGTGGCTGTGGCACATATCAATGGCTTCACCTCCGAGCTGAGGCGTCTGTTTCTGGTTGAGGACATCATTGATTCGATCAAGTTCGGCGTCATTCTGTGGGTCTTCACCTACGTGGGTGCCTGGTTCAACGGCATGACTCTGGTCATCTTGG CCTTTGTCTCGCTGTTTACCTTGCCCAAGGTTTACGAGAACAACAAGCAATCGATCGACACCTACTTGGATCTGGTGCGCAGCAAATTGACAGAAATCACCGACAA GATCCGGGTGGCCATTCCCATTGGCAACAAGAAGCCCGTGGCTGCTGCCACTGAGTCTGACAAGGACAAGTAA